One part of the Rutidosis leptorrhynchoides isolate AG116_Rl617_1_P2 chromosome 1, CSIRO_AGI_Rlap_v1, whole genome shotgun sequence genome encodes these proteins:
- the LOC139872067 gene encoding 3-oxoacyl-[acyl-carrier-protein] synthase I, chloroplastic-like, whose amino-acid sequence MQSQALLQSTPLRVSPLDPIHKTNNLKSPSFTSTTTTTRRRAVISAVAAAPKREKDPKKRVVITGMGLVSVFGNDVDTYYDKLLAGESGIGLIDRFDASKFPTRFGGQIRGFKADGYIDGKNDRRLDDCLRYCIVAGKKALEHADLGGDNRNTIDKERAGVLVGTGMGGLQVFSDGVQNLIEKGYKKITPFFIPYAITNMGSALLAIDIGFMGPNYSISTACATSNYCFHAAANHIRRGEADMMIAGGTEAAIIPIGLGGFVACRALSQRNDDPQTASRPWDQNRDGFVMGEGAGVLVMESLEHAMKRDAPILAEYLGGAINCDAYHMTDPRSDGLGVSSCIQSCLDDAGVSTEEVNYINAHATSTLVGDLAEVNAVKKVFKKIDGIKMNATKSMIGHCLGAAGGLEAIATIKAIQTGWLHPSINQFNPEPAVEFDTVANQKKQHEINVAISNSFGFGGHNSVVAFSAFKP is encoded by the exons ATGCAATCTCAAGCCCTTCTTCAATCCACCCCACTTCGGGTCTCTCCACTTGACCCGATTCACAAAACCAATAATCTCAAATCACCATCATTcacttccaccaccaccaccacccgccgCCGCGCCGTCATATCCGCCGTCGCAGCCGCACCCAAAAGAGAAAAAGATCCGAAGAAACGGGTCGTCATTACGGGTATGGGTTTAGTATCCGTATTCGGAAACGATGTGGATACTTACTATGATAAGTTATTAGCCGGTGAAAGTGGAATCGGGTTGATTGACCGGTTCGATGCGTCAAAGTTTCCGACCCGGTTCGGTGGTCAGATTCGTGGGTTTAAAGCAGATGGGTATATTGATGGCAAAAATGATAGAAGACTTGATGATTGTTTGAGATATTGTATTGTTGCTGGTAAAAAGGCTCTTGAACATGCTGATCTTGGTGGTGATAACCGCAACAcg ATTGATAAGGAACGTGCTGGCGTTCTCGTTGGAACAGGAATGGGAGGTCTTCAAGTGTTTTCTGACGGTGTTCAAAATCTTATTGAAAaaggttacaaaaaaataacaccttTTTTTATTCCTTATGCCATAACAAACATGGGATCCGCGTTGCTAGCTATTGACATAGGGTTTATGGGACCAAATTATTCAATTTCAACCGCTTGTGCTACCTCCAATTACTGCTTTCATGCTGCTGCAAATCATATACGTAGAGGGGAAGCTGATATGATGATTGCTGGTGGAACCGAAGCTGCTATTATTCCAATTGGATTGGGCGGTTTTGTTGCGTGTAGAGCCTTGTCTCAAAGAAACGATGACCCACAAACTGCTTCGAGGCCGTGGGACCAAAATAGAGATGGGTTCGTTATGGGTGAAGGTGCTggtgtgttg GTTATGGAGAGTTTGGAACACGCCATGAAAAGAGACGCACCGATCCTAGCCGAATATTTAGGAGGTGCGATAAATTGCGATGCGTATCATATGACCGATCCACGTTCAGATGGACTCGGCGTTTCGTCCTGTATCCAGAGTTGTTTGGATGATGCCGGTGTTTCAACAGAGGAG GTTAACTATATCAACGCACACGCAACGTCAACTTTGGTTGGTGATCTGGCTGAGGTAAATGCCGTAAAGAAAGTATTCAAGAAGATTGACGGAATTAAAATGAACGCAACCAAG TCTATGATAGGGCACTGTTTAGGTGCTGCTGGTGGTCTAGAAGCCATTGCTACTATTAAAGCCATTCAAACAGGGTGGCTTCACCCCTCCATAAATCAATTC AACCCAGAGCCTGCGGTTGAATTCGACACTGTTGCAAATCAAAAGAAGCAACATGAAATCAACGTTG CTATTTCAAATTCGTTCGGTTTTGGTGGACACAACTCTGTTGTAGCATTCTCTGCTTTCAAGCCTTGA